The genome window GTTTATATGTCTCCCGACGGAGCCCTACATTCAAGCTACGCAACTGCAGCCCCAGGGCAAGGAGCCACCAACGCTCCACCCGACACCGCTTCTCCTCAGCCTTGCTAATCGAAATAGTAGCGGCTTCAGTGTTGCAGCGAAGCCAAAGGATTCCCGCGCGCCCCCGCCGCTCCACCTGTAGCGACTGACAGTGCGGCCCGCATTCAGCCACCACAGATGTCGAGAAGAAGGaacctgctgctgatgctctCGCTcctggggggagggggggtgatCAGGGGTCATGGCAGTTGTGTCggagagaaacaaacaaacaaacaggaAAAGAAGGTAACCAGTGCGATtcctgcaccaccgccaacGCCACTTCTGCGACCGCCTGCATCTAAGAGATGTGTCAGCAGTGTCAGATCATCATCATTTGAAAAACAAGTTGGGGGTGACTGTGGCCTAAACTACGTAGAGACAGTCCCGTCCGCCCTCACTCCACTTCACTCGTCAGATAAGGATAGTGACTTCTACTGCGCCAGGTACTGGGCCAAGCTATTCGTGAAGCGCGGCCCCTAAGAGTTCATAAAGCCATGAGAGGATCAGTGATGGAGTGCGTGTGAtcttccacctctcttccATCACCTTACTAGGAAGAAACGCATACTCTGGCTGTCGTTTGTCTGTCAGTTTCCGCCGAGGTGCCGATGCTCTGAGAGGCAATATAGGTATGTTGGTGTACGCTCGAGCAGATTACGCAAGTAGCGAAAGTATATAGCCGCGCATGCTCTCTTATCCAAGGCACGTCATCGAGCGCTGCGAATTCAACGCTTCCGTGCGCGCatagctgctgctccgcccccactctctctctctctctctctctctcgctctcccccctcctctcttcattTCCTCTTTTTACCATTACCATCATCACtcccgcttttttttcctcctcctccatctcatCTTGATGTCACTTATACATCCAAGCCGATGCACGTGCACATTGACTCGAGCTATCGATCATCATCCCCGTAGTCGCTGCTTTCGCAAGACAAGAACATCAGCGACAACAACACTCGTGTGTGTtcatctctttttttttctttaaCGCTTTGGAGGTTTTCACTCCTCTACTCTCCTTGTCGGACGCAGAAGCCAGCATATATACACACTCTCTCAACCAGCCAGCACGTTAGCCCCTCTTGCTTCCTCTCagcctctttcttttctgggCTTCTTTTCGATTTcaacgctctctctctctctctctctctctctctgccccctGCCCTCCCGTCACGATTTTTCCTGTCCACACGTCGGCAAACAAAACATCGGCAAAGATGGCCCGCCGCAACCCCCTGCTGTTTGCGATGGTGGCAACCGTCCTGTTCGCGCTGTGCTACTGTTCTACTGTCATCGCCCGCACACTCCACGGTATCGACGACGAGGTCGCCTCGGCGCACTTCATGCACTTCAAGAAGCAGCACGGCAAGTCCTTCGGCGAGGAAGCCGTGGAGGGTCACCGCTTCAACGCCTTCAAGGAGAACATGCAGACAGCCGTCTACCTCAACGCACAGAACCCGCACGCGCACTACGACGTATCTGGCAAGTTTGCGGCCCTCACCCCGCAGGAATTTGCCAAGCAGTACCTGAACCCCGACTACTACACACGTCAGCTCAAGGCTCACAAGGAGCGCGCGCACGTCTACGAGGGTGTACGCGGTGGTCTGTCGGCGGTGGACTGGCGTGAGAAGGGTGCCGTGACGGAGGTGAAGGATCAAGGTCTCTGCGGCTCGTGCTGGGCCTTCTCCGCCATTGGCAACATCGAAGGCCAGTGGGCCTTGTCCGGCAACACCCTGGTGTCGCTGTCGGAGCAGATGCTTGTGTCGTGCGACACCGTCGATATGGGGTGCAACGGCGGGCTGATGGACCAGGCTTGGGCATGGATCATCAAGAATCACAGCGGCGCGGTGTACACAGAGGTCAGCTACCCCTACACCTCTGGCGACGGCAGCACGGCGTCGTGCTTGAGCACCGGCAAGGTTGGCGCCAGGATCAGTGGTCAAGTCTCTCTCCCGCAGGATGAGGATGCGATCGAAGCGTGGCTGGAGAAGAACGGTCCCATCTCCATCGCCGTCGACGCGACCACCTGGCAGTTGTACTTCGGTGGTGTGGTCTCGAACTGCTTCGCGTATAACCTCAATCACGGTGTACTCCTTGTCGGCTATAACAACAGCGCAAACCCACCGTACTGGATTGTGAAGAACTCTTGGGGAACCTCGTGGGGTGAGCATGGGTACATCCGCCTTGCCAAGGGCTCTAACCAGTGCATGATGAAGGATTACGCCATGTCGGCCACGGTTGGCGGCACCACAACTTCGCgcgcgccgacgacgaccgAGGCGCCGAAGCCAAGCGAGACGGTGCTTGTGCAGAAGAAGTGCTTATTGAATGGCTGCTCGCGGCTGTGCACAAGCACAACGTATCCGACcggtgtgtgcctgcgccgcAGGGGTGGCGGCTCTGTCATGGTGACTtgccaggaggaggaggtggtggagctcATCTTCAGGTCGTCGAGTTGCTCTGGGAACTCGCAGGAGACCCGCATGCCGCTGAACCAATGTATGCCAAGCTACATGGGCTACTTCCAGAACATCTGCGCTTCGTCCGTCGGTGCGGGGAGCACGAGCGACCCCATCTCGGACTTGTCCAGGCCACTGCTCCTTGGCCAGCCAGGTGTCCCAGCCGCGACCCATGAGGGGATCATCCAGCACTAGCAAGATCCACTGCGCACGGTGCGTCTCACCTGCAACgaccctctcccctcctccccacccacaGCAGACCCTCTTTCGATGTCTGATCCACCCTCACCCGAGTGCCATGAGGACACCACGCCACCATGTACGTCTGTGTTACTTCCTTTCGAAGTGCACCTACTCGCGAGAAGTCCGCACCACTCGTCACAGCCCATTGCGGCTAGCAGCACGTCAGCTTGCACAACGCATCCTGGTGTACAAGTGGCGAACAGTGCAACAGTGCTGCGCCAGTCACCCCCACGACCTCGAACATTGTACTCTCCAACTTTGTCTGAAGAGCGACGATGGTATTCGCCCCATTTATCTTCTTGCTCATgcctcccaccccaccccaccccacctcaCCCTCTTTGTGCTTCTACGCTTGCTCAGCGCTCTTCACATGTATAGTGTGTGAAGGTGTGCCATGGGCAGTGCACCCTGGTGACTAACCCCcgccgtctctccctcctcctcctcctcacccccttctctccttcccaaGCCAGCAAGGGGGTGAGCCAGTCCCTGCGGAGCACAGCATATattttgctttgctttgttCTTTTCTACCTGCATGCGTGCGGATTTCTCGGAGCACAACGGTgcggcgagagaagaggggggacgaggaagttttctcttctttgcccaGTGGAAGCGGGATGGCTCCTCTACCCGACAGTGTTACCTCAAGTCTCCCTTCTCTTGGAGCACGGGCCCCAGTGACCCTATggctcccccctctcgtcaCTCCCACCCTCCGTATGCTTAGAGTGAGCTCACCACCCTCCATCCGGTCCCCTTCATGTCTCCACCCAGTGAAACAGGTGGCTCAGCGCTCCCGTCCGTACGCAAACACAACACGTGCCCGTATGCGTGCTCTTGTATACAAGGCGCACTCCATTCCTGCCACGACGCCAGCGGTGTTAGCGGCGCGATCGCACACGCAGCCCAGAAGTCGGGTCGATCGCGACGAATATGCGGACTCCCTAATGGCCTCGGTGTATCTCTCCCGTTCGCCATCTCCCCCactctcacccctctctctggggagggagaggggtcgCCTACGTCTACATCACTCCCCTCTGATCTGCCGGTCtgtccgtctctctttgtccctcttgtttttccttttcctctccctttttctctgtgtATTGAtctgccctctccccttcgctGAGTACAACAACAAACGATGATGAGCCGATAGTTGGAAGGGAAAAGGGTGGGCACCTTTGGCAGTGCAGAGCAGAGGCGTTTAGCCTCCTCCACAGAAACGCCATCCTCGCGTGGTGCACTCACcttgggggagggaggctgcttaacccccctcccccaccttcATTTCCCCTTCGTGTTTTTAACCCCTGAGGGTAATAATACGAAATCAGAGATCGCTTACACTTCACTGGGGGGGCTTTACTAACTGGTGACGACTGCCGAGAACAGGATCACCTTTTCAGGGATCAGGGAAGGGCCGCGGAATACAATCTCACGATCCAACAAGCCCCCTTCTAGCTTGCATGACCTCTTACGCGTATCCTCTCCTTCACTGGCACAACATTGCATCTACAGAGCGCACACCTCTCGCTCGGGGCAgtttcctcccttctttccaCTCCTTTGCAGCCGACACACCGGCTCGACGAAAAAGGCTTTATACATCTCGTTACCAGCCGTCTCCCAACAAAGATTACCGAAGCTAAAACGTCTCGGACACCAGAGTCGGTAACCGACGAATGCAAACGTTCTCTCTCGCACTCCTTGAGAGGTAACGGGGCAGATTACCCAGCGGTGGAActgaaggcagagaaggaggacgaTTCTGACGGCCCTCTCAGCGCCGAGGCAACCCACAGCAAACATGAGAAGCGTGAAGTACCTCATAGAGGAGAGACGTATGCGCAAGCACCAGTTACTAGTCTACCCGTGGATGCAGGAGCCGATCAAGGCTGAGGCACTTtggggaggaagggaacaACAACGCACCAAAAGCCCGCAGCTCGCGGAGggctggaggagaggagaggaaagtTCCGTGAGTCGCGCCCGGCAGGGCCATTTGGCTCCCGTAGCGGTGAGGCTGAGCTAGTGCGAGCTCTCCTCAAATGATCTGAGCGATGCACGCTACGCACTGATGCACGTGATCCT of Leishmania braziliensis MHOM/BR/75/M2904 complete genome, chromosome 19 contains these proteins:
- the CPA gene encoding cysteine peptidase A (CPA); this translates as MARRNPLLFAMVATVLFALCYCSTVIARTLHGIDDEVASAHFMHFKKQHGKSFGEEAVEGHRFNAFKENMQTAVYLNAQNPHAHYDVSGKFAALTPQEFAKQYLNPDYYTRQLKAHKERAHVYEGVRGGLSAVDWREKGAVTEVKDQGLCGSCWAFSAIGNIEGQWALSGNTLVSLSEQMLVSCDTVDMGCNGGLMDQAWAWIIKNHSGAVYTEVSYPYTSGDGSTASCLSTGKVGARISGQVSLPQDEDAIEAWLEKNGPISIAVDATTWQLYFGGVVSNCFAYNLNHGVLLVGYNNSANPPYWIVKNSWGTSWGEHGYIRLAKGSNQCMMKDYAMSATVGGTTTSRAPTTTEAPKPSETVLVQKKCLLNGCSRLCTSTTYPTGVCLRRRGGGSVMVTCQEEEVVELIFRSSSCSGNSQETRMPLNQCMPSYMGYFQNICASSVGAGSTSDPISDLSRPLLLGQPGVPAATHEGIIQH